From a region of the Sesamum indicum cultivar Zhongzhi No. 13 linkage group LG3, S_indicum_v1.0, whole genome shotgun sequence genome:
- the LOC105157138 gene encoding uncharacterized protein LOC105157138 — MSSPAIQQDENAIQGANDMPKWLDQFLEKTFFRKCSTHHLRKNDLNRYCITCNASACKHCVATSVHIEHEVLTIYRHVYQDVVPLDQMEQHIDCSKIQTYKCNKKWVISLTPLPHTGSGSLIEGDGACKVCKRKLTHRSDRFCFCSIACKFQAISRRNRIQFRLRAKKTSQTKAAVYQQASTSESKRKRSRKGVPRRAI, encoded by the exons ATGAGTTCTCCAGCCATACAACAA GATGAGAACGCGATCCAAGGTGCCAACGACATGCCGAAATGGCTTGATCAATTCCTTGAAAAGACATTTTTCCGAAAATGTTCAACCCATCATCTCCGGAAGAACGACTTAAACCGCTACTGCATAACTTGCAACGCATCAGCTTGTAAGCATTGTGTTGCAACCAGTGTTCACATTGAACACGAGGTGCTGACGATCTACAGGCATGTCTATCAAGACGTTGTTCCCCTCGACCAGATGGAGCAGCACATTGATTGCTCCAAAATCCAG ACTTATAAATGCAACAAAAAGTGGGTTATATCGTTGACTCCCCTTCCTCACACTGGATCGGGTTCGCTCATAGAGGGTGATGGAGCTTGCAAAGTTTGTAAGAGAAAACTGACCCATCGTAGTGATCGTTTTTGCTTCTGCAGCATTGCTTGCAag TTCCAAGCAATTTCTAGGAGGAACAGAATCCAGTTCCGTTTACGTGCAAAGAAGACTTCTCAGACAAAGGCTGCAGTTTATCAGCAGGCATCAACATCTGAGAGCAAACGTAAGCGCAGCAGAAAAGGGGTGCCTCGTAGGGCCATTTGA
- the LOC105157139 gene encoding LOW QUALITY PROTEIN: probable ATP-dependent RNA helicase DDX46 (The sequence of the model RefSeq protein was modified relative to this genomic sequence to represent the inferred CDS: deleted 1 base in 1 codon), whose translation MEDEKLAAYYDDLTRRGGAAARFKQGLGFSSSNANSDVPSRGSALPSTSSFLSGFVRASSPSKTSEFEKQAQLQSIQDKLSKKHKEKTRSRSPSRNSSRRSRSRSRDRIRDKHSRRRSRSRSRSRDRHSRRRSRSRSRDRRSRRRSRSREDESRRKYRSRSRSREKNRERSRRHGCGGGVDYAKLIEGYDSMTPAERVKAKMKLQLSKTVENDETIGKGSGWERFDFNKDAPLDDEEEIEAAEDDAVLVKHMGQSFRFSAVEARKEEEIKAAHDEAMFGGSSYPPPAETDDEAEKESQTKQKIESAPVTSLLSTQVLTMQQGSWRDRARKP comes from the exons ATGGAGGATGAGAAGTTGGCAGCGTACTACGACGACCTCACTCGTAGAGGCGGCGCCGCCGCCCGGTTCAAACAGGGTCTCGGCTTCTCATCCAGCAAT GCAAACAGCGACGTTCCGTCCAGAGGGTCCGCCCTGCCCTCCACCTCGTCTTTTCTTAGTGGTTTCGTAAGAGCGTCCAGTCCTTCCAAAACCTCCGAATTTGAGAAGCAAGCTCAGCTTCAGTCTATACAAGACAAGCTCAGCAAGAAACATAAAGAGAAGACCCGAAGTCGCAGCCCTAGTCGGAATTCGAGTCGCCGGAGTCGGAGTCGGAGCCGGGATAGGATTAGAGATAAACATTCAAGGCGCCGAAGCAGGAGCCGCAGCCGTAGCCGAGATAGACATTCGAGACGTAGGAGTCGTAGCAGGAGCCGGGATAGGCGGTCGAGGAGGAGGAGTAGGAGCCGGGAGGATGAGTCAAGGCGTAAATATCGGTCTAGGAGTAGGAGTAGAGAAAAGAATAGAGAGAGAAGTAGACGGCATGGGTGTGGTGGTGGGGTTGATTATGCTAAATTGATTGAAGGTTATGACAGTATG aCACCAGCTGAAAGAGTCAAAGCCAAGATGAAGCTTCAACTTTCAAAAACTG ttgaaaatgatgaaacaatTGGAAAAGGCTCTGGATGGGAGCGGTTTGACTTCAACAAGGATGCCCCCCTTGATGATGAGGAGGAAATTGAAG CTGCGGAGGATGATGCCGTGTTAGTCAAGCACATGGGACAAAGCTTCCGTTTCTCAGCAGTCGAG gcgaggaaagaggaagaaatcaAAGCTGCTCACGACGAAGCAATGTTTGGAGGCTCTTCATATCCACCACCTGCAGAAACAGACGATGAAGCAGAAAAGGAAAGCCAAacgaaacaaaaaatagaaagtgcTCCTGTCACAAGTCTTCTCAGTACCCAG GTTCTCACTATGCAGCAAGGCTCTTGGCGTGATCGAGCCCGTAAACCATGA